In Asanoa sp. WMMD1127, one genomic interval encodes:
- a CDS encoding glycosyltransferase → MLTVVVPVHNVARWLDICLESLAAQTHRDLDVVLVDDGSTDGSGALADAWAARDPRFRVVHQANAGLGAARNAGAALATGDYLAFVDADDVLPPYAFEVLVNALEQTGSDFASGNVALLTDGELSPSPLHRGTHRQTRLSVDPREHRYLVYDRLACNKVWRRSFWGDTRFPEGVLYEDIPVTVPLYGRARRVDVIDLPVYYWRQRPAGDASISQRMAEQRNLDDRFAAVVSARRSLADPDFANWYAETALQSDLRLVLEVLPDVDDAYRSRFLKLASAFLSDVDASALDRLRSRLAAAWRLTRDGDVDGVVELVRAVRAGAAAGAGAGAGAGVGVGGMAAWRDPAEPAVRATAVSWAGNRLRIDLADERLPLALLWLREAAPGNRVVAQPAARGACLLRPTRLRGREGWRPGEWTVNVAPARDGARALLRATEPISLPSRWVDAETLLAPVVRGGVLRLVVDRPDVFVVEAGADSDDLYVDGFGELAPGTLLRLERAAGVPSLAYPVVVAGPKWMVRVPFADLVTAIGRPGVPGEPPATWRAAIGTTPLLAGPRVVPAEAGPVVVDADPRGVLRVTALN, encoded by the coding sequence ATGCTGACGGTCGTGGTGCCGGTGCACAACGTTGCCCGCTGGTTGGACATTTGCCTCGAATCGCTGGCGGCGCAGACCCATCGCGACCTCGACGTCGTGCTGGTCGACGACGGGTCGACCGACGGCAGCGGTGCGCTCGCGGACGCGTGGGCGGCGCGGGATCCGCGGTTCCGGGTGGTGCACCAGGCCAACGCCGGCCTCGGTGCGGCCCGGAACGCGGGGGCGGCGCTGGCCACGGGCGACTACCTCGCGTTCGTGGACGCCGACGACGTGCTTCCGCCGTACGCCTTCGAGGTGCTCGTCAACGCGCTCGAGCAGACCGGCTCGGACTTCGCCAGCGGCAACGTGGCGCTGCTGACCGACGGCGAGCTGAGCCCGTCGCCGCTGCACCGGGGCACGCACCGGCAGACCCGCCTCTCCGTCGACCCGCGCGAGCACCGATACCTGGTCTACGACCGGCTCGCCTGCAACAAGGTCTGGCGCCGGTCGTTCTGGGGCGACACGCGGTTCCCGGAGGGCGTGCTCTACGAGGACATCCCGGTGACCGTGCCGCTCTACGGGCGGGCGCGCCGGGTCGACGTGATCGACCTGCCGGTCTACTACTGGCGGCAGCGGCCGGCCGGCGACGCGTCGATCAGCCAGCGGATGGCCGAGCAGCGCAACCTCGACGACCGGTTCGCGGCCGTCGTCTCCGCGCGCCGGTCGTTGGCGGATCCGGACTTCGCAAACTGGTACGCCGAGACCGCGCTGCAGAGCGACCTGCGACTCGTGCTGGAGGTGCTGCCGGACGTCGACGACGCGTACCGGTCGCGGTTCCTCAAGCTGGCGTCCGCGTTCCTGTCCGATGTGGATGCTTCCGCGCTCGATCGGTTGCGTTCGCGGCTCGCCGCGGCCTGGCGGCTGACCCGGGACGGTGACGTCGACGGGGTCGTCGAGCTCGTGCGTGCGGTGCGGGCGGGGGCTGCCGCCGGTGCCGGTGCCGGTGCCGGTGCCGGTGTCGGTGTCGGTGGCATGGCGGCGTGGCGGGATCCGGCCGAGCCGGCCGTGCGCGCCACGGCGGTGAGCTGGGCCGGCAATCGGCTGCGGATCGACCTGGCTGACGAGCGGCTGCCGCTGGCCCTGCTCTGGCTGCGTGAGGCGGCGCCGGGCAATCGCGTGGTGGCCCAACCGGCGGCGCGCGGCGCCTGCCTGTTGCGGCCGACGCGGCTGCGGGGCCGGGAAGGTTGGCGGCCGGGGGAGTGGACGGTCAACGTCGCGCCCGCCCGGGACGGCGCGCGGGCCCTGTTGCGGGCCACTGAACCGATCTCGCTGCCGTCGCGCTGGGTCGACGCGGAGACGCTGCTGGCGCCGGTGGTGCGCGGCGGGGTGCTGCGGTTGGTGGTGGACCGACCGGACGTTTTCGTCGTCGAAGCCGGCGCGGACTCCGACGATCTCTACGTCGACGGGTTCGGTGAGCTGGCGCCGGGCACCCTGCTGCGGCTGGAGCGGGCGGCGGGCGTGCCGTCGCTGGCGTACCCGGTGGTCGTCGCCGGTCCGAAGTGGATGGTCCGGGTGCCGTTCGCTGATCTGGTCACCGCGATCGGGCGCCCGGGCGTGCCGGGGGAGCCGCCGGCGACCTGGCGGGCCGCGATCGGGACCACGCCGTTGCTGGCGGGGCCGCGGGTGGTGCCGGCCGAGGCCGGGCCGGTGGTGGTCGACGCCGATCCGCGCGGCGTGCTGCGCGTGACCGCGCTGAACTGA
- a CDS encoding diacylglycerol kinase family protein, translated as MAGKVAVVAHRKKSFGGGLPELRHRLADAGIADPIWHEVPKSRKAPKRVRAALKDGAELIFVWGGDGMVQRTVDALAQAGAADVPLAILPAGTANLLAGNLGIPEDLAAALEIGLHGRRRSLDLGKINGEHFAVMAGAGFDGELIRDADRGLKDRLGRVAYAWTGVRHVRDGAVPMTVTVDGNEWYSGEASCVLFGNVGTITGGIRAFDDASPHDGLLEVGVATAEGALEWARTLGRMATGRSEGSPFIKITAGQKIRVKLAEPLTYEIDGGARSAAKKLKARAVPAAVTLCLPEDRP; from the coding sequence ATGGCAGGCAAGGTCGCGGTGGTCGCGCACCGCAAGAAGAGTTTCGGTGGCGGGCTGCCGGAGCTGCGCCACCGGCTGGCGGACGCGGGCATCGCCGACCCGATCTGGCACGAGGTGCCCAAGAGCCGCAAGGCGCCCAAGCGGGTGCGGGCCGCGCTCAAGGACGGCGCCGAACTGATCTTCGTGTGGGGCGGCGACGGCATGGTGCAGCGCACGGTCGACGCGCTGGCCCAGGCGGGCGCGGCCGACGTGCCGCTGGCCATCCTGCCGGCCGGCACCGCCAACCTGCTGGCCGGCAATCTGGGCATCCCGGAGGACCTGGCGGCCGCGCTCGAGATCGGCCTGCACGGCCGGCGGCGGTCGCTCGACCTGGGCAAGATCAATGGTGAGCACTTCGCGGTGATGGCCGGCGCGGGGTTCGACGGGGAGCTGATCCGCGACGCCGACCGTGGCCTGAAGGACCGGCTGGGCCGGGTGGCCTACGCCTGGACCGGCGTACGCCACGTCCGCGACGGCGCCGTCCCGATGACCGTGACGGTCGACGGCAACGAGTGGTACAGCGGCGAGGCCAGCTGCGTCCTCTTCGGCAACGTCGGCACGATCACCGGCGGCATCCGCGCGTTCGACGACGCCAGCCCGCACGACGGCCTGCTGGAGGTCGGCGTCGCCACGGCCGAGGGCGCCCTGGAATGGGCCCGCACCCTCGGCCGGATGGCCACGGGACGCTCCGAAGGATCGCCCTTCATCAAGATCACGGCGGGCCAGAAGATTCGGGTGAAGCTGGCGGAGCCGCTGACCTACGAGATCGACGGCGGCGCCCGCAGCGCGGCCAAGAAGCTGAAGGCCCGCGCGGTCCCGGCCGCCGTCACCCTCTGCCTCCCCGAGGACCGCCCCTGA
- a CDS encoding glycoside hydrolase family 65 protein translates to MIRERAYPVEAWHVRETRLDLDVLAQAESVFALGNGHIGMRGNLDEGEPHGLPGTYLNSFYELRPLPYAEAGYGFPESGQTVVNVTNGKLIRLLVDDEPFDVRYGELDAHSRVLDLRAGTLDRTVHWRSPAGRAVKVRSTRLVSFTQRSIAAIRYEVEAVDEPLRLIVQSELVANEELPGQSRDPRVAAVLERPLQIEERVTDKTRGLLIHRTKRSGLRVGAAMQHEVDGPAKTNINTESHDDWARTTIACVLKPGEKLVVVKLLAYGWSSRRSLPAIRDQVSAALAAAEFSGWDGLVREQKEYLDTFWDAADVKVEGDSEVQQAVRFGLFHVLQAGARAELRPIAAKGLTGPGYDGHVFWDTEMFALPVLTYTQPVAVAHALRWRHATLDMARDRAKQLGLRGAAFPWRTIRGQECSGYWPAGTAGFHVNAGIADAVRRYVQATGDADFEREIGLELLVETARLWHSLGHHDRHGKFHIDGVTGPDEYTAVKNDNIYTNLMARRNMIEAAECVNRHSERAWRLGVDDEETAAWRDAAANMHIPYDEELGVHPQVEGFTRYQEWDFDNTPPENYPLLLNYPYFDLYRRQVVKQSDLVLAMHWCGDAFSDEQKLRNFDYYERRTVRDSSLSACTQAVVAAEVGYLELAHDYLGEAALMDLHDIHNNTREGLHIAALAGAWLGLVAGFGGMRDHEEQLTFMPRLPARISRLEFALMWKGKRLRVDVRQHEAIYSLRDGEPDDASIDLSHHGEPITVTCEKEVRVKIPQLDPHRRQPRQPAGRAPARRPVPDTRRR, encoded by the coding sequence ATGATCCGCGAGCGGGCCTATCCGGTCGAGGCCTGGCACGTCCGGGAGACGAGGCTCGACCTCGACGTGCTGGCGCAGGCCGAGTCGGTCTTCGCGCTCGGCAACGGGCACATCGGGATGCGCGGCAACCTCGACGAGGGCGAGCCGCACGGCCTTCCCGGCACCTATCTCAACTCGTTCTACGAGCTGCGCCCGCTGCCCTACGCCGAGGCCGGCTACGGCTTCCCCGAGTCGGGCCAGACCGTGGTCAACGTGACCAACGGCAAGCTGATCCGGCTGCTGGTCGACGACGAGCCGTTCGACGTGCGCTACGGCGAGCTCGACGCGCACTCCCGCGTGCTCGACCTGCGAGCCGGCACGCTCGACCGGACGGTGCACTGGCGTTCGCCGGCGGGCCGGGCGGTCAAGGTGCGCAGCACCCGGCTCGTCTCGTTCACCCAGCGCTCGATCGCCGCGATCCGCTACGAGGTCGAGGCCGTCGACGAGCCGCTGCGGCTGATCGTGCAGTCGGAGCTCGTGGCCAACGAGGAGCTGCCCGGGCAGAGCCGGGACCCGCGGGTCGCCGCCGTGCTCGAACGTCCACTGCAGATCGAGGAGCGGGTCACCGACAAGACCCGCGGCCTGCTGATCCACCGCACCAAGCGGAGCGGCCTGCGGGTCGGCGCCGCGATGCAGCACGAGGTCGACGGTCCGGCCAAGACCAACATCAACACCGAGTCGCACGACGACTGGGCCCGCACCACGATCGCCTGCGTGCTCAAGCCGGGCGAGAAGCTGGTCGTGGTCAAGCTGCTGGCCTACGGCTGGTCCAGCCGGCGCTCGCTGCCCGCGATCCGCGACCAGGTCAGCGCCGCGCTGGCGGCCGCCGAGTTCTCCGGCTGGGACGGCCTGGTCCGCGAGCAGAAGGAATACCTCGACACGTTCTGGGACGCGGCCGACGTCAAGGTCGAGGGCGACTCCGAGGTGCAGCAGGCGGTCCGGTTCGGGCTGTTCCACGTGCTGCAGGCCGGCGCCCGGGCCGAGCTGCGGCCGATCGCGGCCAAGGGGCTGACCGGGCCCGGCTACGACGGCCACGTCTTCTGGGACACCGAGATGTTCGCGCTCCCCGTGCTGACGTACACCCAGCCGGTGGCGGTGGCGCACGCCCTGCGCTGGCGGCACGCGACCCTGGACATGGCCCGCGATCGGGCCAAGCAGCTGGGCCTGCGCGGCGCCGCGTTCCCGTGGCGGACGATCCGCGGCCAGGAGTGTTCGGGCTACTGGCCGGCGGGCACGGCCGGTTTCCACGTCAACGCCGGTATCGCCGACGCGGTGCGCCGCTACGTGCAGGCCACCGGCGACGCCGACTTCGAGCGCGAGATCGGCCTGGAGCTGCTGGTCGAGACCGCCCGGCTGTGGCACTCGCTCGGCCACCACGACCGGCACGGCAAGTTCCACATCGACGGCGTGACCGGTCCCGACGAATACACCGCGGTCAAGAACGACAACATCTACACCAACCTGATGGCGCGGCGGAACATGATCGAGGCCGCCGAGTGCGTCAACCGGCACAGCGAGCGGGCGTGGCGGCTGGGCGTCGACGACGAGGAGACCGCCGCCTGGCGGGACGCGGCCGCCAACATGCACATCCCGTACGACGAAGAGCTCGGTGTGCACCCGCAGGTCGAGGGCTTCACCCGCTACCAGGAGTGGGACTTCGACAACACGCCGCCGGAGAACTACCCGCTGCTGCTCAACTACCCGTACTTCGACCTCTACCGGCGCCAGGTGGTCAAGCAGTCCGACCTCGTGCTGGCGATGCACTGGTGCGGCGACGCGTTCTCCGACGAGCAGAAACTGCGCAACTTCGACTACTACGAGCGGCGTACGGTCCGCGACTCGTCGTTGTCGGCGTGCACGCAGGCCGTGGTCGCGGCCGAGGTGGGCTACCTCGAGCTGGCCCACGACTACCTCGGCGAGGCCGCGCTGATGGACCTGCACGACATCCACAACAACACCCGGGAGGGGCTGCACATCGCCGCCCTCGCCGGCGCCTGGCTCGGCCTGGTCGCCGGGTTCGGCGGCATGCGCGACCACGAGGAGCAGCTCACGTTCATGCCGCGCCTGCCGGCCCGGATCAGCCGGTTGGAGTTCGCTCTCATGTGGAAGGGCAAGCGGCTGCGGGTCGACGTGCGGCAGCACGAGGCGATCTATTCGCTGCGGGACGGCGAGCCCGACGATGCCAGCATCGACCTCAGCCACCATGGCGAGCCGATCACGGTGACCTGCGAGAAGGAGGTGCGGGTCAAGATCCCGCAGCTCGATCCGCACCGCCGGCAGCCGCGCCAGCCCGCGGGTCGGGCCCCGGCCCGCAGGCCGGTGCCCGACACCAGGCGGCGCTAG
- a CDS encoding glycosyltransferase, which yields MPADRFFRWRIWAGPRARRARRWPALMLRAPLLIVDAPDPPPGPLRAGVRVAAMCVGAASLADLRGLLDHPAAGTLVRRLTVFVESWQNPYGAWSGRLGPVPHLVATRTRLPASGAGRATVALEVGRPAPLRALLTAVLPVLSSVRPLPRAVSADITAQEVAPPWVGAAANVAVVNGALPTDDEIRPHDLVLSPDGTALPPAGEADPLALYGGVIRAGNAGVGATVLVDAEHAAGIGRYGPFGRRAPVADLVFTEHTWRIDGPDGPLLRGRLDDHRLTPDDVAVLGEIGLVRCLTAPCGYPQGEAAVLVRLAAAGVLVHAPGLRPPVAAHLAPELQPLVVDDLPRDDFEWEVRAVRQRRAALRQHATAFALPRLAGDTFPALVSPPPVSVLLVTRRLDHVTPALAAIERQTYPDLEIVLCLHGARPTAELLGQVARCSRPVELVSIGPEQGYGFGEAIGRATARARGSLITKFDDDDTYGPEHVWDLVLARLVSGATLVGKAAEFVHLHALDTTVRRANGQAEHYARVVAGGTMLISRGDLEEIGGWRPVPRSIDRGLIERVGRSGGLIYRTHPLGYIYHRHSSGHTWEPGLEYFLRNTGAQWPGVPRHEEFGTDRVGVASLG from the coding sequence GTGCCGGCGGACCGCTTCTTTCGCTGGCGGATCTGGGCGGGACCGCGCGCGCGGCGCGCCCGCCGCTGGCCCGCCCTGATGCTGCGCGCGCCACTGCTGATCGTGGACGCGCCGGACCCACCGCCCGGACCGTTGCGGGCCGGGGTCCGGGTCGCCGCGATGTGCGTCGGCGCCGCCTCGCTGGCCGACTTGCGTGGCCTGCTCGACCACCCAGCCGCTGGCACGCTGGTGCGGCGGTTGACAGTGTTCGTCGAGAGCTGGCAGAACCCGTACGGCGCCTGGTCGGGCCGGCTGGGTCCCGTCCCGCACCTGGTGGCGACCCGCACCCGGCTGCCCGCGAGCGGGGCGGGCCGGGCGACCGTGGCGCTCGAGGTCGGTCGCCCGGCCCCGCTGCGGGCCCTGCTGACGGCGGTGCTGCCCGTGCTGAGCTCCGTCCGGCCACTGCCGCGCGCGGTGTCCGCCGACATCACCGCGCAGGAGGTCGCGCCGCCGTGGGTCGGGGCAGCCGCCAACGTCGCGGTGGTCAACGGCGCGCTGCCGACCGACGACGAGATCCGCCCGCACGACCTCGTGCTCAGCCCCGACGGCACGGCGCTCCCACCGGCCGGCGAGGCGGACCCACTGGCGTTGTACGGCGGCGTGATCCGGGCCGGCAACGCGGGCGTCGGCGCGACAGTGCTGGTCGACGCGGAGCACGCCGCCGGGATCGGCCGCTACGGACCGTTCGGCCGGCGGGCGCCCGTGGCCGACCTGGTCTTCACGGAGCACACGTGGCGGATCGACGGCCCCGACGGCCCGCTGCTTCGCGGGCGGTTGGACGACCATCGGCTCACGCCGGACGACGTCGCCGTGCTCGGCGAGATCGGGCTGGTCCGGTGTCTGACGGCGCCGTGCGGATACCCACAGGGCGAGGCGGCCGTGCTGGTCCGGCTGGCCGCGGCCGGAGTGCTCGTGCACGCGCCCGGCCTGCGCCCGCCGGTGGCCGCCCACCTCGCGCCCGAGCTGCAGCCGCTGGTGGTCGACGACCTGCCCCGGGACGACTTCGAGTGGGAGGTGCGGGCCGTACGCCAGCGCCGGGCCGCCCTGCGCCAGCACGCCACCGCATTCGCGCTGCCCCGGCTGGCCGGTGACACGTTTCCCGCCCTGGTCAGCCCGCCGCCGGTGAGCGTGCTGCTGGTCACCCGGCGGCTGGACCACGTGACGCCGGCGCTCGCGGCGATCGAGCGGCAGACCTATCCGGACCTCGAGATCGTGCTGTGCCTGCACGGCGCGCGTCCGACGGCGGAGCTGCTCGGGCAGGTGGCGCGCTGCAGCCGGCCGGTGGAGCTGGTCAGCATCGGCCCGGAGCAGGGGTACGGGTTCGGCGAGGCGATCGGGCGGGCCACCGCGCGGGCCCGGGGCAGCCTGATCACCAAGTTCGACGACGACGACACGTACGGGCCGGAACATGTCTGGGATCTGGTCCTGGCGCGGCTGGTCTCGGGGGCGACGCTGGTCGGCAAGGCGGCCGAGTTCGTGCACCTGCACGCGCTGGACACCACGGTGCGCCGGGCCAACGGGCAGGCCGAGCACTATGCGCGCGTGGTGGCCGGCGGCACGATGCTGATCAGCCGGGGCGACCTTGAGGAGATCGGTGGCTGGCGGCCGGTGCCGCGGTCGATCGACCGTGGACTGATCGAGCGCGTGGGGCGATCGGGCGGGCTGATCTATCGCACGCATCCGCTCGGCTACATCTATCACCGTCATTCGAGCGGGCACACCTGGGAGCCCGGGCTCGAGTACTTCCTGCGCAACACCGGCGCGCAATGGCCCGGGGTGCCGCGGCACGAGGAGTTCGGCACCGATCGTGTGGGCGTAGCGTCGCTTGGGTAA
- a CDS encoding beta-phosphoglucomutase family hydrolase translates to MLGLPDHVTACLFDMDGVLTQTATVHNAAWTETFDDFLRRRSDRTGEPFTAFDPRSDYPKFVDGRTRADGVRTFLASRGITLPEGEPDDPPEADTVNGVGNRKNEVLLRRIREDGVAVYDGSVAYLRAARQAGLKTAVVSASANTPDILKITGLGELLQARVDGNVARAEKLPGKPKPDTFLRGAELLGVDPADAAVFEDALAGVEAGRAGNFGIVIGVDRVGGSHGADLKTHGADVVVRDLSELLEGTA, encoded by the coding sequence GTGCTGGGGCTACCCGATCACGTGACCGCCTGCCTTTTCGACATGGACGGCGTACTCACGCAGACCGCGACCGTTCACAACGCGGCGTGGACCGAGACTTTCGATGATTTTCTTCGCCGGCGCAGCGACCGGACCGGCGAGCCGTTCACGGCATTCGACCCCCGTTCCGACTATCCCAAATTCGTCGACGGCCGCACCCGGGCCGACGGCGTGCGGACGTTTCTCGCGTCCCGCGGCATAACCCTTCCCGAGGGCGAGCCGGACGACCCGCCGGAGGCGGACACCGTCAACGGCGTCGGCAACCGCAAGAACGAGGTGCTGCTGCGCCGGATCCGGGAAGACGGCGTCGCGGTCTACGACGGCTCGGTCGCGTACCTGCGCGCCGCCCGCCAAGCCGGCCTCAAGACGGCGGTCGTCTCGGCCAGCGCCAACACCCCGGACATCCTGAAGATCACTGGGCTCGGTGAGCTGCTCCAGGCCCGGGTCGACGGCAACGTCGCGCGGGCCGAGAAGCTGCCCGGCAAGCCCAAGCCGGACACCTTCCTGCGCGGCGCCGAGCTGCTGGGCGTCGACCCCGCCGACGCGGCCGTCTTCGAGGACGCACTCGCCGGGGTGGAGGCGGGCCGGGCGGGCAACTTCGGCATCGTCATCGGCGTTGACCGGGTGGGTGGCAGCCACGGCGCCGACCTGAAGACACACGGCGCCGACGTCGTCGTGCGCGACCTTTCTGAGCTGCTGGAGGGCACGGCATGA
- a CDS encoding glutamate-cysteine ligase family protein produces MDDIAVLTEQAAETYVAAAGFRVGPIGRVGVELEYPVRDPRAPLARPSIARLTAATAGLGSLPGGGQITIEPGGQLEISSAVGASLSDCVSAARTDLAIVRSALSAEGLVLDGTGLDAHRRPELVTTHPRYVALAEYHARSGGKGLAVMCNSASVQVCLDAGDDSDGWAGYRMRWWLADAIGPVLLAAFANSPHAVRGTRWVSYRQALRFGTDASRTRAPRAGGEPRSDWARYALRANVAMVAGPEPWLVPTGLTMRSWLRGHGPRPATLEDLERHLGTLVPPVRPRGYLEFRMIDQQPGDGWVVPLAVVTALLDDPLAADAAAAATEHLRSPLRRHRDWVAAARTGLRDPALASAALSCFTAAAAALDRRGAGPRIQQAVETFIERYVARGACPADDPVPPATFTEPALG; encoded by the coding sequence GTGGACGACATCGCCGTCCTCACGGAGCAAGCGGCGGAGACCTATGTCGCCGCCGCGGGATTTCGGGTCGGCCCGATCGGCCGGGTCGGCGTCGAGCTGGAATATCCCGTGCGCGACCCGCGCGCGCCGCTGGCGCGCCCGTCGATCGCCCGGTTGACCGCGGCCACCGCCGGCCTGGGCTCCTTGCCCGGCGGCGGCCAGATCACCATCGAGCCAGGCGGCCAGCTGGAGATCTCGTCAGCGGTCGGCGCGTCCCTGTCCGACTGCGTGTCGGCCGCCCGCACCGACCTCGCCATCGTGCGGTCGGCGCTGTCCGCCGAGGGCCTGGTGCTGGACGGCACCGGTCTCGACGCGCACCGCCGGCCCGAGCTGGTCACGACGCACCCGCGCTACGTCGCGCTCGCCGAATACCACGCCCGGTCGGGCGGCAAAGGGCTGGCGGTCATGTGCAACTCCGCCAGCGTGCAGGTCTGCCTGGACGCCGGCGACGACTCCGACGGCTGGGCCGGCTACCGGATGCGCTGGTGGCTGGCCGACGCGATCGGCCCGGTCCTGCTGGCGGCGTTCGCCAACTCGCCCCACGCCGTACGCGGCACCCGCTGGGTCTCCTACCGCCAGGCGCTGCGCTTCGGCACGGACGCGAGCCGCACCCGCGCGCCGCGAGCGGGCGGCGAGCCCCGGTCCGACTGGGCCCGCTACGCGCTGCGCGCCAACGTCGCCATGGTCGCGGGGCCGGAACCCTGGCTGGTGCCGACCGGCCTGACGATGCGGTCCTGGCTGCGGGGGCATGGTCCGCGCCCCGCCACCCTGGAGGATCTGGAGCGCCACCTGGGCACCCTTGTGCCACCGGTACGCCCGCGCGGCTACCTCGAGTTCCGCATGATCGACCAGCAGCCCGGCGACGGCTGGGTGGTGCCGCTGGCGGTGGTGACGGCGTTGCTCGACGACCCGCTCGCCGCCGACGCGGCGGCCGCGGCCACCGAGCACCTGCGCTCACCGCTGCGCCGGCACCGCGACTGGGTGGCCGCGGCCCGCACGGGCCTGCGCGACCCCGCCCTGGCGTCGGCCGCGCTGAGCTGCTTCACGGCGGCGGCCGCCGCCCTGGACCGCCGCGGCGCGGGCCCGCGCATCCAGCAGGCGGTGGAGACGTTCATCGAACGCTACGTGGCGCGCGGCGCCTGCCCCGCCGACGACCCGGTCCCGCCGGCCACCTTCACGGAGCCCGCCCTCGGCTGA
- a CDS encoding glycosyltransferase produces the protein MPTPNDAAEPVRIFRNDWSVLQPPEIGSWTPTRTVSVVIPAYNCQESLNLTLASLAHQTYPEELLEVVIADDTSEPPLELPKIRPGNCRIVRVADHSSGWGRANALHVGATNSTGEIIHWLDADMVVFPEHVEAQVRWHHVSDEVVTLGYKRFTTGWSTPEEIAERCAAGTIDALFAHNDTEPHDYVEKIIDDTDQLRAGDHLNFRAHVGATAALTRRMYDETGGLDTTLRLGEDTEFGFRLTQAGAAFVPEPKAGSWHMGPTNMMQRGEQLRRYNRPFLADLMPQPRWLRSVGNRSWKVPLVTAVVRAEGNYELVKTCVDLLLMSDLTDLRVMLVGDWGALSDERMSVLKDPHLDLRLVEATYRHEPRVALVSEAPDDVYPSPYLLRVPTSAGVDANTVRRLVRLADEWQVGLVRVLPPKAASPDNALALWRTAALRRAARCKGPDESWEKAVLSVAGERWVSARDFAVANLSEWAEEDLVSPKPRLVARPTLGNKVSFFGVDTIPVGGARSLALAARFVALRAASGARRRLNNKLGRQPE, from the coding sequence GTGCCGACCCCGAACGACGCAGCCGAACCGGTCCGGATCTTCCGCAACGACTGGAGCGTTCTGCAGCCGCCGGAGATCGGCAGCTGGACCCCGACGCGGACCGTTTCCGTGGTCATTCCGGCCTACAACTGCCAGGAGTCGCTCAACCTGACGCTGGCCTCGCTGGCCCACCAGACCTACCCCGAAGAGCTGCTCGAGGTCGTGATCGCCGACGACACCAGCGAGCCGCCGCTCGAGCTGCCGAAGATCCGGCCGGGCAACTGCCGGATCGTCCGCGTGGCCGACCACTCGTCGGGCTGGGGGCGGGCCAACGCGCTGCACGTCGGCGCCACCAACAGCACCGGTGAGATCATCCACTGGCTCGACGCCGACATGGTCGTGTTCCCGGAGCACGTCGAGGCGCAGGTCCGCTGGCACCACGTCAGCGACGAGGTGGTCACCCTCGGCTACAAGCGGTTCACCACCGGCTGGAGCACGCCCGAGGAGATCGCCGAGCGCTGCGCCGCCGGCACCATCGACGCGCTCTTCGCGCACAACGACACCGAGCCGCACGACTACGTCGAGAAGATCATCGACGACACCGACCAGCTCCGGGCCGGCGACCACCTCAACTTCCGCGCCCACGTCGGCGCGACCGCGGCCCTGACCCGCCGGATGTACGACGAGACCGGTGGCCTCGACACCACCCTGCGGCTCGGCGAGGACACCGAGTTCGGCTTCCGGCTGACCCAGGCCGGGGCCGCCTTCGTGCCCGAGCCCAAGGCCGGCAGCTGGCACATGGGCCCGACCAACATGATGCAGCGCGGCGAGCAGCTGCGGCGCTACAACCGCCCGTTCCTGGCCGACCTGATGCCGCAGCCCCGCTGGCTGCGCTCGGTCGGCAACCGCAGCTGGAAGGTGCCGCTGGTCACCGCCGTGGTGCGGGCCGAGGGCAACTACGAGCTGGTCAAGACCTGTGTCGACCTGCTGCTGATGAGCGACCTGACCGACCTGCGGGTGATGCTGGTCGGCGACTGGGGCGCCCTGTCCGACGAACGCATGTCGGTGCTCAAGGACCCGCACCTCGACCTGCGGCTGGTGGAGGCCACCTACCGCCACGAGCCCCGGGTGGCGCTGGTCTCGGAGGCGCCGGACGACGTCTACCCGTCGCCCTACCTGCTGCGGGTGCCGACCAGCGCCGGCGTCGACGCCAACACCGTGCGCCGCCTGGTCCGGCTGGCCGACGAGTGGCAGGTCGGCCTGGTCCGGGTGCTGCCCCCCAAGGCCGCCTCGCCCGACAACGCGCTGGCGCTGTGGCGCACCGCGGCGCTGCGCCGGGCCGCGCGCTGCAAGGGCCCCGACGAGTCCTGGGAGAAGGCGGTCCTGTCGGTGGCCGGCGAACGCTGGGTCAGCGCCCGCGACTTCGCCGTGGCCAACCTGTCGGAGTGGGCCGAGGAAGACCTGGTGTCGCCGAAGCCCCGCCTGGTGGCCCGGCCCACGCTGGGCAACAAGGTCAGCTTCTTCGGCGTCGACACCATCCCGGTCGGCGGCGCGCGGTCGCTGGCGCTGGCCGCCAGGTTCGTCGCCCTCCGCGCCGCGAGCGGCGCCCGCCGCCGCCTCAACAACAAGCTCGGCCGCCAGCCGGAGTAA